The following proteins are co-located in the Nocardia bhagyanarayanae genome:
- a CDS encoding aminodeoxychorismate lyase — translation MVDRVLVTLDGVVQDADAPLLFADDIGVLRGDGVFETVLVRGGSACALEFHLGRLRRSAQALELPEPELSRWREAVETAAKEWGTEDEGIMRLVLTRGRDSELSGARSSVKSGDLAAAVPVPTAYVLVMPVPERVAKARTEGVSVVTLPRGISIDLAQAAPWQLLGAKTLSYATNMAALRFAHRMGADDVIFTSTENRVLEGPRSTVVIARDKKLITPPAKNGVLPGVTQRALFAEAEKAGWTCSYELLFTADLLTCDSIWMLSSISLAARVNSLDGLRMSAPDNAQEIIDLVDRGIDRAGAIGDW, via the coding sequence ATGGTAGATCGGGTTCTTGTCACACTCGACGGCGTTGTCCAGGACGCGGACGCGCCCTTGCTGTTCGCCGACGACATCGGGGTGCTGCGCGGCGACGGCGTCTTCGAAACGGTGCTGGTGCGCGGTGGAAGCGCGTGTGCGCTCGAATTCCACCTCGGCAGGCTACGCCGTTCGGCGCAGGCGCTGGAGCTACCGGAACCCGAACTGAGCCGCTGGCGCGAGGCCGTCGAGACCGCCGCCAAGGAGTGGGGCACCGAGGACGAGGGGATCATGCGGCTGGTGCTGACCCGCGGTCGCGACAGCGAGCTGTCCGGCGCCCGCTCCAGCGTCAAGTCGGGCGATCTCGCCGCGGCGGTTCCGGTGCCGACCGCCTATGTGCTCGTGATGCCGGTGCCCGAGCGGGTGGCGAAGGCGCGCACCGAGGGCGTCTCGGTGGTGACGCTTCCGCGCGGCATCTCCATCGACTTGGCCCAGGCCGCGCCGTGGCAGCTGCTCGGCGCGAAAACGCTGTCCTACGCGACGAATATGGCCGCGCTGCGGTTCGCGCACCGGATGGGCGCCGACGACGTGATCTTCACCAGCACCGAGAACCGGGTGCTGGAGGGTCCGCGCTCCACGGTGGTGATCGCGCGCGACAAGAAGCTCATCACGCCGCCCGCGAAAAACGGTGTGCTGCCGGGCGTCACCCAGCGCGCGCTGTTCGCGGAGGCGGAGAAGGCGGGCTGGACGTGCAGCTACGAATTGCTCTTCACGGCGGATTTGCTGACCTGTGACAGCATCTGGATGCTTTCCAGCATCAGCCTTGCCGCGCGGGTGAATTCGCTGGACGGTTTGCGTATGTCCGCGCCGGACAACGCGCAAGAGATCATCGACCTGGTCGATCGCGGTATCGATCGGGCGGGAGCCATCGGGGATTGGTGA
- a CDS encoding YgfZ/GcvT domain-containing protein: MSVVDAPSPVLSVPGAVAGPPGTPDATVAWHYGNPFGEQRAAAERVAVIDRSHRFVLSITGAERLTWLHTISSQHVANLADGRSAENLDLDLNGRVQHHFVLTDLDGTVWIDTEADHGPALLDFLRKMVFWADAQPREATDHAVLSLLGPRVGELTTALGVAELPDTYAAVPLPGGGFLRRMPWPTADSFDLVIPRERLTEWWGKLTEAGAEPAGMWAFEALRVTALRPRIGLDTDERTIPHEARWIGGPDEHGAVHLDKGCYRGQETVARVHNLGKPPRHLVLLHLDGSADERPTPGTDVTAGGRAVGRLGTVVDHYELGPIALALIKRAIPAGTELVAGPSAASIDPDSVPADDAPQAGRLAVDRLRGR, translated from the coding sequence GTGTCCGTGGTCGATGCACCCAGCCCTGTCCTATCCGTTCCGGGCGCCGTCGCGGGTCCGCCCGGTACCCCGGACGCCACCGTCGCGTGGCACTACGGCAATCCCTTCGGCGAACAACGGGCCGCGGCCGAACGCGTCGCGGTAATCGATCGCTCGCACCGCTTCGTCCTGTCCATCACCGGCGCCGAGCGCCTGACCTGGCTGCACACCATCTCCAGCCAGCACGTGGCGAACCTGGCCGACGGGCGTTCCGCGGAGAACCTGGATCTCGACCTGAACGGTCGCGTGCAGCACCACTTCGTGCTCACCGATCTCGACGGCACGGTCTGGATCGACACCGAAGCCGATCACGGCCCCGCCCTGCTCGATTTCCTGCGAAAGATGGTGTTCTGGGCCGACGCTCAGCCGCGCGAGGCCACCGATCACGCGGTGCTGAGCCTGCTCGGTCCGCGCGTTGGCGAACTGACAACCGCCCTCGGCGTGGCCGAACTGCCCGACACCTACGCGGCCGTCCCGCTGCCCGGCGGCGGTTTCCTGCGCCGCATGCCGTGGCCCACCGCCGACTCCTTCGATCTGGTGATCCCCCGCGAGCGGCTGACCGAATGGTGGGGCAAGCTCACCGAGGCGGGCGCCGAACCCGCGGGCATGTGGGCCTTCGAGGCGCTGCGGGTGACCGCACTGCGTCCGCGCATCGGCCTCGACACCGACGAACGCACCATCCCGCACGAGGCGCGCTGGATCGGCGGCCCCGACGAACACGGCGCCGTGCACCTGGACAAGGGCTGCTACCGCGGCCAGGAAACCGTGGCCCGGGTGCACAACCTGGGCAAACCGCCGCGCCACCTGGTTCTGCTGCACCTGGACGGCTCCGCCGACGAGCGGCCGACGCCCGGCACCGACGTCACCGCGGGCGGCCGCGCCGTCGGCAGGCTCGGCACCGTCGTCGACCACTACGAGCTCGGACCGATCGCGCTGGCCTTGATCAAGCGCGCGATCCCGGCCGGCACCGAGCTGGTCGCGGGTCCGTCCGCCGCCTCCATCGATCCCGATTCGGTCCCCGCCGACGACGCGCCGCAGGCCGGCCGTCTCGCCGTCGACCGGCTGCGCGGACGGTGA
- a CDS encoding MOSC domain-containing protein, translating into MRSDDTARVLAVCVVHADLEVPTRVGRTAIDKRPVAGRVGVRALGLDGDHVCDTKHHGGVHQAVYAYAEHDARRWGDELGRELPAGWFGENLRISGLAVSDAVIGARWAIGDTLLEVSAPRVPCATFQHWSGEAQWVKRFTLRSDTGAYLRVLTEGTIGAGDPVEVVHVPEHGITVRDVFTGNDMERLATLLEHESTVSDDIRMQIDRHARRSANAARAAERRGELSAESVR; encoded by the coding sequence ATGCGCAGCGATGACACCGCCCGCGTGCTCGCGGTGTGCGTGGTGCACGCCGATCTGGAGGTGCCGACCAGAGTCGGCCGCACCGCCATCGACAAGCGGCCCGTCGCGGGTCGCGTCGGCGTGCGCGCCCTCGGCCTGGACGGCGATCACGTCTGCGACACCAAGCATCACGGCGGCGTGCACCAGGCGGTCTACGCCTACGCCGAGCACGACGCGCGGCGCTGGGGCGACGAACTCGGCAGGGAGCTGCCCGCGGGCTGGTTCGGCGAGAACCTGCGCATCAGCGGCCTGGCCGTGAGCGACGCGGTGATCGGCGCCCGCTGGGCGATCGGCGACACGCTGCTCGAGGTGAGCGCGCCGCGCGTCCCGTGTGCCACCTTCCAGCACTGGTCCGGCGAGGCGCAGTGGGTCAAGCGCTTCACCCTGCGCAGCGACACCGGCGCCTACCTGCGCGTTCTCACCGAGGGCACGATCGGCGCCGGTGATCCGGTCGAGGTGGTGCACGTCCCGGAGCACGGCATCACCGTGCGCGACGTGTTCACCGGCAACGACATGGAGCGGCTCGCCACCCTGCTCGAACACGAGTCCACCGTCTCCGACGACATCCGGATGCAGATCGACCGGCACGCCCGCCGGTCCGCGAACGCCGCCCGCGCCGCCGAACGGCGCGGCGAACTGTCGGCGGAGAGCGTCCGATGA
- a CDS encoding asparaginase yields the protein MSVELVEVVRSGFRECVHRGSLVILDAHGEPTHQLGEVHVPIFPRSTNKPMQAITLLRNGFEPVDEAELAIATASHFGEPDHVALVQRLLDRFGFPEKALECPPDLPFEERARAAALTGDEPRRIYMNCSGKHAAMLATCSINGWPTEGYLDETHPLQRAVIANVTELTGEPETDLGIDGCGLPIIPVSLMNLARAFATMATAEPGTPPRRVADAIRAHPRVISGTNAPDLLAMAATPGLVCKIGADGVHAGALPDGRAFAYKIDDGHDRARMPLTLAILQRMGVDWTEAHTELAAQPVLGGGARVGVIRTIPGVL from the coding sequence ATGAGTGTCGAACTCGTCGAGGTCGTCCGCTCCGGATTCCGCGAATGCGTGCACCGCGGATCCCTGGTGATCCTCGACGCCCACGGCGAGCCGACGCACCAGCTCGGCGAGGTGCACGTGCCGATCTTCCCGCGCTCGACCAACAAGCCGATGCAGGCGATCACCTTGCTGCGCAATGGTTTCGAGCCGGTCGACGAGGCCGAGCTGGCCATCGCCACCGCGTCGCACTTCGGTGAGCCCGACCACGTCGCGCTGGTCCAGCGACTGCTCGACCGGTTCGGCTTCCCCGAGAAGGCGCTGGAGTGCCCGCCCGACCTGCCGTTCGAGGAGCGCGCCCGGGCCGCCGCGCTGACCGGCGACGAACCGCGCCGGATCTACATGAACTGCTCCGGCAAGCACGCCGCGATGCTGGCGACCTGCTCGATCAACGGCTGGCCGACCGAGGGCTACCTCGACGAGACGCACCCCTTGCAGCGGGCGGTGATCGCGAACGTCACCGAGCTCACCGGCGAACCGGAGACCGATCTCGGCATCGACGGCTGCGGCCTGCCCATCATCCCGGTCTCGCTGATGAACCTGGCCCGCGCCTTCGCGACCATGGCCACCGCCGAGCCCGGCACCCCGCCGCGCCGGGTCGCCGACGCCATCCGCGCCCACCCGCGAGTGATTTCGGGCACGAACGCGCCCGATTTGCTGGCCATGGCGGCCACCCCGGGACTGGTCTGCAAGATCGGGGCCGACGGAGTGCACGCGGGCGCGCTGCCCGACGGAAGGGCTTTCGCGTACAAGATCGACGACGGGCACGACCGCGCGCGGATGCCCCTGACGCTGGCGATTCTGCAACGGATGGGCGTCGACTGGACCGAGGCGCACACCGAATTGGCGGCCCAACCGGTGCTCGGCGGCGGAGCTCGAGTCGGGGTGATCCGGACAATTCCCGGCGTACTCTAA
- a CDS encoding DUF3073 domain-containing protein yields MGRGRAKAKQTKVARELKYSSAPTDFASLQRELSGSPTSQRSGGVLSDEHDADVPSSRWDEDDDYDDWRR; encoded by the coding sequence ATGGGCCGTGGCCGGGCTAAGGCAAAGCAGACCAAGGTCGCACGCGAGCTGAAGTACAGCTCAGCGCCGACCGACTTCGCGAGCCTTCAGCGTGAGCTCTCGGGAAGCCCTACCAGCCAACGCAGTGGTGGTGTGCTGTCCGATGAGCACGACGCGGACGTGCCCTCGTCCCGATGGGACGAGGACGACGACTACGACGACTGGCGCCGCTGA
- the purM gene encoding phosphoribosylformylglycinamidine cyclo-ligase encodes MTEQTPTGGASYAAAGVDIEAGDRAVKLFGPLAKKATRPEVQGGLGGFAGLFALKGGYREPLLAASTDGVGTKIAVAQAMDKHDTVGLDLVAMVVDDLVVCGAEPLFLQDYIAIGKVVPEKVAELVSGIAEGCVRAGCALLGGETAEHPGLMDPDDYDLSATGVGVVEADAVLGPDRVRPGDVVIAMGSSGLHSNGYSLARKVLLDIDRMSLTGHVEEFGRTLGEELLEPTRIYAKDCLALVAETDVRTFSHVTGGGLAANLARVIPAGMVAELDRGTWNPAPVFKMIAQRGRVERAEMEKTFNMGVGMVAVVAPEDVDRALAVLTARHIECWTLGTVKKAKESDAARAVLLGEHPRF; translated from the coding sequence ATGACTGAACAGACCCCCACTGGTGGTGCCTCGTACGCCGCGGCAGGCGTGGACATCGAGGCAGGTGACCGCGCAGTCAAGTTGTTCGGGCCATTGGCGAAGAAGGCCACCCGTCCCGAGGTCCAGGGTGGGCTGGGCGGCTTCGCCGGATTGTTCGCGCTCAAGGGCGGCTACCGTGAGCCGCTGCTTGCCGCCTCCACCGACGGCGTCGGCACCAAGATCGCGGTCGCGCAGGCGATGGACAAGCACGACACCGTCGGTCTCGACCTGGTCGCCATGGTCGTCGACGACCTGGTCGTCTGCGGCGCCGAGCCGCTGTTCCTGCAGGACTACATCGCCATCGGCAAGGTCGTCCCGGAAAAGGTCGCCGAGCTGGTCTCCGGTATCGCCGAGGGCTGCGTGCGCGCGGGCTGCGCGCTGCTCGGCGGCGAGACCGCGGAGCACCCGGGTCTGATGGATCCCGACGACTACGACCTGTCCGCGACCGGCGTTGGCGTGGTCGAGGCCGACGCGGTGCTCGGCCCGGATCGGGTGCGTCCCGGCGACGTGGTGATCGCGATGGGTTCGTCGGGTCTGCACTCCAACGGTTACAGCCTGGCGCGCAAGGTCCTGCTCGACATCGATCGGATGTCGCTGACCGGGCACGTGGAGGAGTTCGGCCGCACCCTCGGTGAGGAGCTGCTCGAGCCGACCCGGATCTACGCCAAGGACTGCCTCGCGCTGGTCGCCGAGACCGATGTGCGCACCTTCTCGCACGTGACCGGTGGTGGACTCGCGGCGAACCTGGCCCGCGTCATCCCGGCGGGCATGGTGGCCGAGCTGGACCGCGGCACCTGGAACCCGGCGCCGGTGTTCAAGATGATCGCCCAGCGCGGCCGGGTGGAGCGCGCCGAGATGGAGAAGACGTTCAACATGGGCGTCGGCATGGTCGCCGTCGTCGCTCCGGAAGACGTCGACCGCGCCCTCGCGGTGCTCACCGCCCGGCACATCGAGTGCTGGACCCTCGGCACCGTGAAGAAGGCCAAGGAATCCGACGCCGCCCGCGCCGTGCTGCTCGGCGAGCACCCGCGGTTCTGA
- a CDS encoding dipeptide ABC transporter ATP-binding protein: MPDVAEERRPALSIDALSVTFATDAGPVHAVTDVSYEVFPGEVLAIVGESGSGKSVSSRTAMGLLPSTARVRGLVTLGARQVTGMSERQLTALRGGAISMVFQEPGLALDPLFTVGFQIAEALRAHNDLSRKAAKERAVELLRLVGLPDPEHRVDYYPHQLSGGQKQRVVIAIAIACEPKVIIADEPTTALDVTVQAEILNLLRDLRDRIGSAIVLITHNMGVVADLADRVVVMREGRVVEQAPVEDLFARPKADYTRALLAAVPHLGARRASPTRTHGDPDSAAAATGADTETAAAPSAADGPRVGSHPKAGGPDASASLTGSAAGAEAGAAAGGKPAAATAAGSEAGAAPAAGGEAGAGTDDGGGTAAGGDPAVGATAAGGEAGADAGAAPAAGGEAGAGAGADRGGGTAAGGDPAVGATAAGGEAGADAGAASAAGGEAGAGTDDGGGTAAGGDPAVGAPAAGGEAGAGAGTDDGGGTAVGGDPAVGATAAGGEAGAGAVPAPVAGAAPAVGAAPAAGGDPAVGATTAGGEPAAGAGNGAFAGAGLAADAGAAAGGDAAAGVAPGAGGATASRGEARGGAGVAAEVLGERAPVLEVCDLVVEFPGPIGRPRFRAVDGVSLSIAAGETVGLVGESGSGKSTIGRCVAALQRPTSGAVRVRGQDIAGLSQRRLRPIRRRFGFVFQDPASSLNPRMTVGDCVAEPLIVHKVGKSEAIRAKVRSLLDDVRLPAGVERRYPHELSGGQRQRASLARALALDPDLLVADEPTSALDVSVQAAVLELFAQLQRECGWACLFISHDLAVVDQLADRIVVLRDGAVVEQGDRDAILRNPREEYTRRLVAAVPVPDPIEQRRRRAEAATLFATEPKA, from the coding sequence ATGCCTGATGTAGCCGAGGAGCGGCGGCCCGCGCTGTCCATCGACGCACTGTCGGTCACCTTCGCCACCGACGCGGGTCCGGTGCACGCGGTGACCGACGTGTCGTACGAGGTGTTCCCCGGCGAGGTGCTCGCCATCGTGGGGGAGTCGGGCTCGGGCAAGTCGGTCAGTTCGCGGACGGCGATGGGGCTGCTCCCGTCCACCGCGCGGGTCCGCGGTCTGGTGACGCTCGGCGCGCGGCAGGTCACCGGGATGTCCGAACGCCAGCTCACCGCGCTGCGCGGCGGTGCGATCTCCATGGTGTTCCAGGAACCGGGTTTGGCGCTGGATCCGCTGTTCACCGTCGGTTTCCAGATCGCCGAGGCGCTGCGGGCGCACAACGATCTGTCGCGCAAGGCGGCCAAGGAGCGCGCCGTGGAACTGCTGCGGCTCGTGGGTCTGCCCGATCCCGAACACCGCGTCGACTACTACCCGCACCAGCTCTCCGGCGGGCAGAAGCAGCGCGTGGTGATCGCGATCGCCATCGCCTGCGAGCCCAAGGTGATCATCGCCGACGAGCCGACCACGGCGCTGGACGTCACCGTGCAGGCCGAGATCTTGAACCTGCTTCGCGACCTGCGCGACCGCATCGGCAGCGCGATCGTCCTCATCACCCACAACATGGGCGTCGTGGCGGACCTCGCGGACCGCGTCGTGGTGATGCGCGAGGGCCGGGTCGTCGAACAGGCGCCCGTCGAGGACCTGTTCGCACGGCCGAAGGCCGACTACACCCGCGCACTCCTCGCCGCGGTGCCCCACCTGGGCGCGCGGCGTGCCAGTCCGACGCGGACCCACGGGGACCCGGATTCGGCGGCAGCGGCCACCGGCGCCGACACCGAGACCGCCGCCGCGCCGTCCGCAGCCGACGGCCCGCGGGTCGGTTCGCATCCGAAAGCGGGCGGACCAGATGCGAGCGCCTCGCTCACCGGGTCTGCCGCCGGCGCCGAAGCCGGTGCCGCGGCAGGTGGCAAACCTGCCGCTGCGACCGCCGCTGGTAGCGAGGCCGGGGCTGCGCCTGCCGCTGGTGGCGAGGCTGGTGCTGGGACCGACGACGGCGGCGGGACGGCTGCGGGTGGCGACCCTGCCGTTGGTGCGACCGCCGCTGGTGGCGAGGCTGGCGCCGACGCCGGGGCTGCGCCTGCCGCTGGTGGCGAGGCTGGTGCTGGTGCTGGGGCCGACCGCGGCGGCGGGACGGCTGCGGGTGGCGACCCTGCCGTTGGTGCGACCGCCGCTGGTGGCGAGGCTGGCGCCGACGCCGGGGCTGCGTCTGCTGCTGGTGGCGAGGCTGGTGCTGGGACCGACGACGGCGGCGGGACGGCTGCGGGTGGCGACCCTGCCGTCGGTGCGCCTGCCGCTGGTGGTGAGGCTGGTGCTGGTGCTGGGACCGACGACGGCGGCGGGACGGCTGTGGGTGGCGACCCTGCCGTCGGTGCGACCGCCGCTGGTGGCGAGGCCGGCGCCGGGGCTGTGCCTGCCCCTGTCGCCGGGGCTGCGCCTGCCGTTGGGGCTGCGCCTGCCGCTGGTGGCGACCCTGCCGTCGGTGCGACCACCGCTGGTGGCGAGCCTGCCGCAGGAGCTGGAAATGGTGCCTTCGCGGGCGCTGGGCTCGCCGCTGATGCTGGGGCGGCTGCTGGTGGCGACGCCGCGGCTGGTGTCGCCCCTGGGGCAGGCGGCGCGACGGCTTCGAGAGGCGAGGCTCGAGGAGGTGCCGGGGTCGCGGCGGAAGTACTCGGTGAGCGGGCGCCGGTGCTCGAGGTGTGCGATCTTGTCGTCGAGTTCCCCGGACCCATCGGCCGCCCGCGGTTCCGAGCGGTGGACGGGGTGAGTCTGAGTATCGCCGCGGGGGAGACGGTGGGGCTGGTGGGGGAGTCGGGTTCCGGGAAGTCGACCATCGGGCGATGTGTCGCTGCGTTGCAGCGGCCGACTTCCGGGGCGGTGCGGGTGCGAGGCCAGGACATCGCGGGTCTCTCGCAGCGGCGGTTGCGGCCGATTCGGCGGCGGTTCGGTTTCGTGTTCCAGGATCCGGCCAGCTCGCTGAATCCCCGGATGACCGTGGGCGATTGCGTCGCGGAACCGCTGATCGTGCACAAGGTCGGCAAGTCCGAGGCGATTCGCGCCAAGGTGCGCTCGCTGCTCGACGACGTCCGCCTGCCCGCGGGTGTGGAGCGCCGCTACCCGCACGAGCTGTCCGGCGGCCAACGCCAGCGGGCCAGCCTGGCGCGGGCGCTCGCACTGGACCCGGACCTGCTCGTCGCCGACGAACCGACCAGCGCGCTGGACGTCTCGGTGCAGGCCGCCGTCCTCGAGTTGTTCGCCCAACTCCAGCGTGAATGCGGCTGGGCATGCCTGTTCATCAGCCACGACCTCGCCGTCGTCGACCAACTGGCCGACCGCATCGTGGTACTCCGCGACGGCGCGGTGGTCGAACAGGGCGACCGCGACGCGATCCTGCGAAACCCCCGCGAGGAGTACACCCGCCGCTTGGTCGCCGCCGTCCCGGTACCGGACCCGATCGAACAACGCCGACGCCGCGCCGAGGCCGCGACCCTGTTCGCCACGGAGCCCAAGGCGTGA
- a CDS encoding ABC transporter permease, which yields MARYLGVRLLLIPVTAWILVTAVFFMMRVIGDPIEAALGGRLPPDQIEQRREAAGLNRPILAQYWEYLSGLARGDFGQTQDHRMVADIIATRGAATLELVCWALLVAFAIGVPLGRYAATHRDSASDAALRLFAILAYAAPVFFVGLLLKLLFAVRLGWLPVSGRASADVELRLQHVSPKTNIMVVDAILYGDNAYLLDVLKHAVLPAIALGLLTAGVFLRLVRINLIQTLRSDYVDAARARGLSARVVTGRHAVRNAMIPIVTVMGMYIAMMLGGAVLTEMTFEWKGLGFELAEYLKARDFMAVQGIVAFIALVVAVMSFVVDALVALIDPRVRF from the coding sequence CTGGCCAGATACCTGGGGGTCCGGCTGCTGCTCATCCCGGTGACGGCCTGGATCCTGGTGACCGCCGTGTTCTTCATGATGCGGGTGATCGGCGATCCGATCGAAGCCGCGCTGGGCGGGCGGCTGCCACCGGACCAGATCGAGCAGCGGCGCGAGGCGGCCGGACTGAACCGGCCGATCCTGGCGCAGTACTGGGAATATCTGTCCGGCCTCGCGCGCGGCGACTTCGGGCAGACCCAGGACCACCGGATGGTCGCCGACATCATCGCCACCCGCGGCGCGGCCACGCTGGAACTGGTGTGCTGGGCGCTGCTCGTCGCCTTCGCGATCGGCGTCCCGCTCGGCAGATACGCTGCCACCCACCGCGATTCGGCGAGCGACGCCGCGCTGCGGCTATTCGCCATCCTGGCCTACGCGGCACCGGTGTTCTTCGTCGGGCTGCTGCTCAAGCTGTTGTTCGCGGTGCGGCTCGGCTGGTTGCCGGTCTCCGGACGGGCCAGCGCCGACGTCGAATTGCGGCTACAGCACGTCTCGCCGAAGACCAACATCATGGTGGTCGACGCGATCCTGTACGGCGACAACGCCTATCTGCTCGACGTGCTGAAACACGCGGTGCTGCCCGCGATCGCGCTCGGCCTGCTGACCGCCGGGGTGTTCCTGCGGCTGGTGCGGATCAACCTCATCCAGACCCTGCGCAGCGACTACGTCGACGCGGCGCGGGCACGCGGGCTGTCCGCGCGGGTGGTGACCGGCCGGCATGCGGTGCGCAACGCGATGATTCCGATCGTCACGGTGATGGGCATGTACATCGCCATGATGCTCGGCGGCGCGGTGCTCACCGAGATGACCTTCGAGTGGAAGGGTCTCGGCTTCGAGCTCGCGGAATATCTCAAGGCCCGCGACTTCATGGCGGTGCAGGGCATCGTCGCGTTCATCGCGCTGGTCGTCGCCGTGATGAGTTTCGTGGTGGATGCCCTTGTGGCACTGATCGATCCGAGGGTGAGGTTCTGA
- a CDS encoding ABC transporter substrate-binding protein — protein sequence MRVSRTPGGRRRAKGIAAVGLVALIASVLAGCGSGRTGEGGDGDGLIVGTTDKIFSLDPAAAYDNGSLVAETQIYQYLLNFAPGDPTPKPDAAEKCEFTTPTVYTCTLQAGLKFANGNPLTANSVKFSFDRMLGINDPNGPASLLGNLEKTDVVDERTVAFTLKVANDQTFPAILPTQAGPIVDERVFPADKVMADEDVVRAKGYSGPYTITSYDKNKLVEYQAYPEYRGILGTPKTPRISAKYYATTDNLKLDLQSGAIDAGYRSLTPTDIEGLRASDKVKVLDGPGGELRYIVFNMNTMPGGTPEQKLAVRKAFASSLDRTALARDVYKDTYVPAYSSVPQGIPGAAEPFKDIYGAGPNKDAAAKFLADAGVATPVELNLQYNPDHYGSSSAEEYKAIKTQLEGTGLFRVNLQSTEWVSYQRERARDAYPLYQFGWFPDFPDPDNYLSPFFGPNNFLQSHFEDPGITAQLVGEATQPDKDRRLQQIQQVQRDLAQNFLPIVPLLSGKQIGVAGKDVQGMEQTLDLSFKFRYTVLSK from the coding sequence ATGAGGGTTTCGAGGACGCCGGGCGGGCGTAGACGGGCGAAAGGCATTGCGGCCGTGGGGCTCGTGGCGCTAATCGCATCGGTGCTCGCGGGTTGCGGATCCGGACGGACGGGTGAGGGCGGTGACGGCGACGGGTTGATCGTCGGCACCACCGACAAGATCTTCTCGCTGGATCCGGCCGCCGCCTACGACAACGGATCGCTGGTCGCCGAGACGCAGATCTACCAGTACCTGCTGAATTTCGCGCCCGGCGACCCGACCCCGAAACCGGATGCCGCCGAGAAGTGCGAGTTCACCACGCCGACGGTCTACACCTGTACCTTGCAGGCGGGATTGAAGTTCGCCAACGGAAACCCGTTGACCGCCAACAGCGTCAAGTTCTCCTTCGATCGCATGCTCGGCATCAACGACCCGAACGGTCCGGCCTCGCTGCTCGGCAATCTCGAGAAGACCGATGTGGTCGACGAGCGCACGGTCGCCTTCACGCTGAAGGTCGCCAACGACCAGACCTTCCCGGCCATCCTGCCCACGCAGGCGGGGCCGATCGTGGACGAGCGGGTTTTCCCCGCCGACAAGGTGATGGCCGACGAGGACGTGGTGCGCGCCAAGGGTTACTCCGGCCCGTACACGATCACCAGCTACGACAAGAACAAACTCGTCGAGTACCAGGCGTATCCGGAGTACCGCGGCATTCTCGGCACCCCGAAGACCCCGCGGATCTCCGCCAAGTACTACGCCACCACAGACAACCTGAAGCTGGATCTGCAGAGCGGCGCGATCGACGCGGGCTACCGCTCGCTGACGCCGACCGACATCGAGGGCCTGCGCGCCAGCGACAAGGTGAAGGTGCTCGACGGTCCCGGCGGCGAGCTGCGCTACATCGTCTTCAACATGAACACCATGCCCGGCGGCACGCCGGAGCAGAAGCTGGCGGTGCGCAAGGCGTTCGCGTCGTCTCTGGACCGGACCGCGCTCGCTCGCGACGTCTACAAGGACACCTATGTGCCCGCGTATTCGTCCGTCCCGCAGGGCATTCCGGGCGCGGCGGAACCGTTCAAGGACATCTACGGCGCGGGTCCGAACAAGGACGCGGCCGCGAAGTTCCTCGCCGACGCGGGCGTCGCGACCCCGGTGGAGCTCAACCTCCAGTACAACCCCGACCACTACGGCTCCAGCAGCGCCGAGGAATACAAGGCGATCAAGACGCAGCTGGAGGGCACGGGTCTGTTCCGGGTGAACCTGCAATCCACGGAATGGGTGAGCTACCAACGGGAACGGGCGCGCGACGCCTACCCGCTGTACCAGTTCGGTTGGTTCCCCGACTTCCCGGACCCGGACAACTACCTCTCGCCGTTCTTCGGGCCGAACAACTTCCTGCAGTCGCACTTCGAGGATCCCGGTATCACCGCGCAGCTGGTCGGTGAGGCGACCCAGCCGGACAAGGACCGCAGGCTCCAGCAGATCCAGCAGGTGCAGCGCGACCTGGCGCAGAACTTCCTGCCGATCGTTCCGCTGTTGTCGGGCAAGCAGATCGGCGTCGCGGGCAAGGACGTCCAGGGTATGGAGCAGACGCTGGACCTGTCGTTCAAGTTCCGCTACACGGTTCTGAGCAAGTGA